A region of Streptomyces sp. NBC_01267 DNA encodes the following proteins:
- a CDS encoding HpcH/HpaI aldolase/citrate lyase family protein: protein MNTPLTWLYVPGDRPEVVAKALLSGADVVLVDLEDAVAPDRKAYARDATVELLADVAPGPTPVHVRINALDGPLAEADVRAVAGLPGLAGLRLPKANSAADVRRVARWAAGAGGRSGLALYPILESALGVERAYEIATATPTVRGLALGEADLRADLGIRDESGLAWPRSRAVVAARAAGLAPPAQSVFTDVRDLDGLAASCERGRALGFLGRAAIHPRQLPVIEQAYLPTPAEIRAAEDIVLAAVTDEGALALPDGRFVDAAVVAGARRTLELAGRRESA, encoded by the coding sequence ATGAACACGCCCCTGACCTGGCTGTACGTACCGGGTGACCGGCCCGAGGTGGTGGCTAAGGCGCTGCTCAGCGGCGCCGATGTGGTGCTGGTCGACCTGGAGGACGCGGTCGCGCCGGACCGCAAGGCGTACGCACGGGACGCCACCGTCGAGTTGCTCGCCGACGTGGCCCCCGGGCCCACCCCGGTCCATGTCCGGATCAACGCGCTGGACGGCCCGCTCGCCGAGGCCGATGTCCGCGCCGTCGCCGGACTCCCCGGTCTGGCCGGACTGCGGCTGCCCAAGGCCAACAGCGCGGCGGACGTACGCCGGGTGGCCCGCTGGGCGGCCGGGGCGGGAGGCCGGTCCGGCCTGGCCCTGTATCCGATTCTGGAGTCGGCGCTGGGAGTGGAGCGGGCCTACGAGATCGCCACGGCGACCCCCACGGTGCGCGGCCTGGCCCTGGGCGAGGCGGACCTCAGGGCGGATCTGGGCATCCGGGACGAGTCGGGTCTGGCCTGGCCGCGCAGCCGTGCGGTGGTGGCCGCGCGGGCGGCGGGCCTGGCCCCGCCCGCCCAGTCGGTGTTCACCGACGTACGCGATCTGGACGGGCTGGCCGCGTCCTGCGAACGGGGCCGGGCGCTCGGGTTCCTGGGGCGCGCGGCGATCCATCCGCGGCAGCTGCCGGTGATCGAGCAGGCCTATCTGCCCACCCCGGCGGAGATCCGCGCGGCGGAGGACATCGTGCTGGCGGCGGTCACGGACGAGGGTGCGCTGGCGCTCCCGGACGGGCGCTTCGTGGACGCGGCGGTGGTGGCGGGCGCGCGGCGCACGCTGGAGCTGGCGGGCCGGCGGGAGAGCGCCTGA
- a CDS encoding ADP-ribosylglycohydrolase family protein, translating to MTGRAVRLTWVQAEDLVGHELRQAAQDGRDAAAVERRWTAAGGHPAPERAGASAGPTAPALRVLAEEILDELACLDAPSATDEPTDLEAIRALCSDWPAPPVTSPDRKELRSRLEASWLGRAAGCVLGKPVEKLPLDGIRALARSTGNWPLDTWFTEVGLDPETAAAHPWNRRSRPTSLAENIDGAPEDDDLNYPLLGLLLLDRYGPGFSTADVAQLWLDELPAGRTFTAERVAYRNLLSGIEPPHTAVYRNPFREWIGAQIRADIFGWTHPGDPAGAAAAAWRDAVLTHTANGVYGEMFAAAVIASATGGDRDVHSCLRAGLAVVPPRSRYAAAVRFGIERATAEPLGTAEGFETVVDELHAAYGDHHWVHVLPNAALLAAALTHADGDFTGSVCRAVSGGWDTDSNGATAGSVAGLLAGGPRALPARWTAPLKNRLATTVGGLDGIGFDELAERTLRHVPEHPLPGHALRVRNDG from the coding sequence ATGACCGGCCGTGCCGTGCGGCTGACCTGGGTCCAGGCCGAGGACCTGGTGGGCCACGAGCTGCGCCAGGCCGCTCAGGACGGGCGGGACGCCGCGGCGGTCGAACGGCGCTGGACGGCTGCGGGCGGCCATCCGGCCCCCGAGCGGGCGGGGGCTTCGGCCGGGCCCACCGCTCCCGCGCTGCGGGTGCTCGCCGAGGAGATCCTCGACGAACTGGCCTGCTTGGACGCCCCGTCGGCCACCGACGAGCCCACGGACCTGGAGGCGATCAGGGCACTGTGCTCCGACTGGCCCGCGCCGCCGGTGACTTCGCCGGACCGGAAGGAGCTGCGCTCCCGCCTCGAAGCGTCCTGGCTGGGCCGCGCGGCGGGCTGTGTGCTGGGCAAGCCGGTCGAGAAACTGCCGCTCGACGGGATCAGGGCGCTCGCCCGCTCCACCGGCAACTGGCCGCTGGACACCTGGTTCACCGAGGTGGGTCTCGATCCGGAGACCGCCGCGGCCCACCCCTGGAACCGCCGCTCGCGGCCCACCTCGCTCGCCGAGAACATCGACGGCGCGCCCGAGGACGACGACCTCAACTACCCGCTGCTCGGGCTGCTGTTGCTCGACCGGTACGGGCCCGGCTTCAGCACCGCCGACGTGGCACAGCTGTGGCTGGACGAGCTGCCCGCGGGGCGTACCTTCACCGCCGAGCGGGTCGCGTACCGCAATCTGCTCTCCGGGATCGAGCCGCCGCACACGGCGGTGTACCGCAATCCGTTCCGTGAGTGGATCGGCGCGCAGATCAGGGCCGACATCTTCGGCTGGACGCATCCGGGCGATCCGGCGGGGGCCGCGGCGGCTGCCTGGCGGGACGCGGTGCTCACCCATACGGCGAACGGTGTGTACGGCGAGATGTTCGCCGCCGCGGTGATCGCGTCGGCCACCGGCGGGGACCGCGACGTGCACAGCTGTCTGCGGGCCGGTCTCGCGGTCGTGCCGCCGCGCTCGCGGTACGCCGCCGCGGTGCGCTTCGGCATCGAGCGGGCCACCGCCGAACCGCTGGGCACCGCCGAGGGGTTCGAGACGGTCGTCGACGAACTGCACGCCGCGTACGGCGACCACCACTGGGTGCACGTCCTGCCCAACGCGGCGCTGCTGGCCGCCGCGCTGACCCATGCCGACGGGGACTTCACCGGCTCCGTCTGCCGGGCGGTGTCCGGTGGCTGGGACACCGACTCGAACGGTGCGACGGCGGGCAGTGTCGCCGGGCTGCTCGCGGGCGGCCCCCGGGCCCTGCCCGCGCGCTGGACCGCTCCGTTGAAGAACCGGCTGGCGACCACGGTCGGCGGTCTGGACGGCATCGGCTTCGACGAACTCGCCGAACGCACACTGCGCCACGTACCGGAGCACCCACTCCCGGGACACGCGCTGCGAGTAAGGAACGACGGATGA
- a CDS encoding ADP-ribosylglycohydrolase family protein, translated as MTPPATEPSGPGPAARPPLRRVEGLLLGIAAGDAAGWPAGRHRAALLPNWTRRLTRELDTFAEQNATTTLPVPIALNQPPAPLQLGPSDDAEWATFTAQAILSAAASGRSDLPAQQRVRSALALAWSALADEVAAASARADEIESALMPLRARISVRAGLGNLAAGLRPPATGHDNPHHFDDAACVRAAVLAVVHPGDPAAAADLAEFDARYTQDGDGVHGARAMAAAVAAALGGASVQTCVDEALAQLPEGSEIRRNALHAVALARAATAAAGPGRPGVAFALVPVLEHEIVDHVYSYGIAAAETVPVALAMTLAAGGALAEAVPSAACLSRVADSAPALAGALTGAIGGAEALPDTWRDSCRTLVGCALPQLAGTDLVEVAARLASPLHTTPEGTRS; from the coding sequence CTGACCCCGCCCGCCACCGAACCCTCCGGCCCCGGCCCCGCCGCGCGCCCTCCGCTCCGCCGGGTGGAAGGTCTCCTCCTCGGCATCGCCGCGGGTGACGCGGCGGGCTGGCCTGCCGGGCGGCACCGCGCCGCGCTGCTGCCCAACTGGACGCGCCGGCTCACCCGGGAGCTGGACACCTTCGCCGAGCAGAACGCGACCACCACCCTGCCGGTGCCCATCGCGCTCAACCAGCCGCCCGCTCCCCTGCAGTTGGGGCCCTCCGACGACGCGGAGTGGGCGACGTTCACCGCGCAGGCGATCCTGTCCGCCGCGGCGTCCGGGCGCAGTGACCTCCCCGCCCAGCAGCGGGTGCGGTCCGCGCTGGCGCTGGCCTGGAGCGCGCTCGCCGACGAGGTGGCCGCCGCGTCCGCGCGGGCGGACGAGATCGAGTCGGCGCTGATGCCGTTGCGGGCCCGGATCTCCGTACGGGCCGGGCTGGGCAATCTGGCCGCGGGGCTGCGGCCCCCGGCCACCGGCCACGACAACCCGCACCACTTCGACGACGCCGCCTGTGTGCGGGCCGCCGTCCTCGCCGTGGTGCACCCGGGCGATCCGGCCGCCGCCGCCGATCTCGCCGAGTTCGACGCCCGCTACACCCAGGACGGCGACGGGGTGCACGGCGCCCGCGCGATGGCCGCCGCGGTGGCTGCCGCGCTGGGCGGGGCGTCCGTGCAGACCTGCGTGGACGAGGCGCTGGCCCAGCTGCCCGAGGGCAGCGAGATCCGGCGCAACGCACTGCACGCGGTGGCCCTGGCCCGTGCCGCGACGGCTGCTGCCGGGCCGGGCCGGCCGGGAGTCGCGTTCGCGCTGGTCCCCGTCCTGGAGCACGAGATCGTCGACCACGTCTACAGCTACGGGATCGCCGCGGCCGAGACGGTTCCCGTCGCGCTGGCGATGACCCTCGCGGCGGGCGGCGCGCTCGCCGAGGCGGTGCCCAGCGCCGCGTGTCTGTCCCGGGTCGCCGACTCCGCGCCCGCGCTGGCGGGCGCTCTCACCGGTGCCATCGGCGGCGCCGAAGCCCTGCCCGACACCTGGCGGGACAGCTGCCGCACCCTCGTCGGCTGCGCCCTGCCCCAGCTCGCCGGCACGGACCTCGTCGAGGTCGCCGCCCGGCTGGCCTCTCCCCTGCACACCACCCCGGAAGGAACTCGCTCATGA
- the trpA gene encoding tryptophan synthase subunit alpha yields the protein MSGNTALLSAVLAGAKAEGRAALIAYLPAGFPTVDGGIAAVKAVVAGGADIVEVGLPHSDPVLDGPVIQTADDIALKGGVKIADVMRTVREAYEATGAPILVMTYWNPIDRYGVERFTTELAEAGGAGCILPDLPVQESALWREHATKRGLATVFVVAPSSKDERLATITAAGSGFVYAASLMGVTGTRTSVGEQAQELVERTRATSDLPVCVGLGVSNAEQAAEVAGFADGVIVGSAFVKRMLDAEDEAAGLEGVRELAGELAKGVRRS from the coding sequence GTGAGCGGGAACACAGCGTTGTTGAGTGCGGTACTCGCCGGGGCGAAGGCCGAGGGGCGCGCCGCGCTCATCGCCTATCTGCCGGCCGGATTCCCCACCGTCGACGGCGGGATCGCCGCCGTCAAGGCCGTCGTCGCGGGCGGCGCCGACATCGTCGAGGTGGGGCTGCCGCACAGCGACCCGGTCCTCGACGGACCCGTCATCCAGACCGCCGACGACATCGCGCTCAAGGGCGGGGTGAAGATCGCCGACGTCATGCGCACGGTGCGCGAGGCGTACGAGGCGACGGGCGCGCCGATCCTCGTCATGACGTACTGGAACCCCATCGACCGGTACGGCGTCGAGCGCTTCACCACCGAGCTCGCCGAGGCGGGCGGCGCCGGCTGCATCCTGCCGGACCTGCCGGTCCAGGAGTCCGCCCTGTGGCGCGAACACGCCACGAAGCGCGGTCTGGCGACCGTCTTCGTCGTCGCGCCGAGCAGCAAGGACGAGCGGCTGGCGACGATCACCGCAGCCGGGTCCGGCTTCGTCTACGCGGCCTCGCTGATGGGCGTCACCGGCACCCGGACCTCGGTGGGCGAGCAGGCCCAGGAACTGGTGGAACGCACCCGCGCCACCAGCGACCTGCCGGTCTGTGTGGGCCTCGGGGTGTCCAACGCCGAACAGGCCGCGGAGGTCGCCGGGTTCGCCGACGGAGTGATCGTCGGATCCGCGTTCGTCAAGCGGATGCTGGACGCGGAGGACGAAGCCGCAGGTCTCGAAGGCGTACGCGAACTGGCGGGCGAACTGGCCAAGGGCGTACGCAGAAGCTGA
- a CDS encoding DsbA family protein, with amino-acid sequence MSEKNRDAKRAARERLIEEREKQKARDRRKRGVIVGAAVVAVLAVATVIGVFASQTGKHSSSDSASPVVAPSGATGKDSLAVPVGASDAPSTLTVWEDFRCPACGQFENGFRSTIHELENSGQLRVEYHLATLIDTNMGGSGSLRAANAAACAQDAGKFPQYHDVLYENQPEETQDPYAKNSQLIALAGKVKGLTTAAFTSCVNSGKHDSWVKKSNTAFQQGGFSGTPTVQLNGESVFPKKGNEQISPDSLKKWVTEANKGKKAGTVSPTPSA; translated from the coding sequence GTGAGCGAGAAGAACCGAGACGCGAAGAGGGCCGCCCGAGAGCGGCTCATCGAAGAGCGCGAGAAGCAGAAAGCCCGTGACCGGCGCAAGCGGGGAGTGATCGTCGGCGCCGCGGTGGTGGCCGTCCTGGCCGTGGCCACCGTGATCGGCGTGTTCGCGTCCCAGACGGGCAAGCACAGCAGCAGCGACAGCGCGAGCCCGGTCGTCGCGCCGAGCGGAGCGACCGGGAAGGACAGCCTGGCGGTCCCGGTGGGCGCGAGCGACGCGCCGTCCACGCTCACGGTCTGGGAGGACTTCCGGTGCCCGGCCTGCGGCCAGTTCGAGAACGGCTTCCGCAGCACCATCCACGAGTTGGAGAATTCGGGGCAGCTCAGGGTCGAGTACCACCTCGCCACGCTCATCGACACCAACATGGGCGGCTCGGGCTCACTGCGCGCGGCCAACGCCGCCGCGTGCGCGCAGGACGCCGGGAAGTTCCCCCAGTACCACGACGTGCTCTACGAGAACCAGCCCGAGGAGACCCAGGACCCCTATGCCAAGAACAGCCAGTTGATCGCGCTCGCGGGCAAGGTCAAGGGGCTGACGACGGCCGCCTTCACCTCCTGCGTCAACAGCGGCAAGCACGACAGCTGGGTGAAGAAGTCCAACACGGCTTTCCAGCAGGGCGGTTTCAGCGGCACGCCGACCGTCCAGCTCAACGGCGAATCGGTCTTCCCGAAGAAGGGGAACGAGCAGATCTCGCCCGACAGCCTGAAGAAGTGGGTCACCGAGGCGAACAAGGGCAAGAAGGCGGGCACGGTCTCGCCGACCCCCTCCGCCTGA
- a CDS encoding CaiB/BaiF CoA transferase family protein, with the protein MNDDPTDTLPTDTLPTDTPRPAPLEGLRVLDLATLFAGPLAATMLGDFGADVIKVEHPRKPDPSRGHGPSKNGTGLWWKLLGRNKRNITLDLSSPGGREVLLKLAAESDVIIENFRPGTLEKWDLGWAELSAANPRLVLARVTGFGQFGPYSRRPGFGTLAEAMSGFAAMTGEPDGPPTLPPFGLADSIAALSTAYAVMAALSGRDRTGRGQVVDMAIIEPMLAVLGPQPLWYDQLGYVQPRTGNRSNNNAPRNTYRTRDGKWVAVSTSAQSIAERVMRLVGRPEFIDEPWFSSGAQRARHADELDEAVSSWIGRHDRADVVAAFEEAQAAIAPVYEIGDVMEDEQYRALGTITEVPDEELGTIRMQNVLFRLSETPGAIRWAGRPHGADTDDVLSGLGLAASDIAGLRASGAVR; encoded by the coding sequence ATGAACGACGACCCGACCGACACCCTGCCGACCGACACCCTGCCCACCGACACTCCTCGGCCCGCTCCCCTGGAGGGGCTGCGCGTCCTCGATCTCGCCACGCTCTTCGCGGGGCCGCTGGCCGCGACGATGCTCGGCGACTTCGGCGCCGACGTCATCAAGGTCGAACACCCCCGCAAACCCGATCCCTCACGCGGGCACGGTCCCAGCAAGAACGGCACCGGGCTGTGGTGGAAGCTGCTGGGCAGGAACAAGCGGAACATCACCCTCGATCTCTCGTCGCCGGGCGGTCGCGAGGTGCTGCTCAAACTGGCGGCCGAGTCCGACGTGATCATCGAGAACTTCCGTCCCGGCACCCTGGAGAAGTGGGATCTGGGCTGGGCGGAGCTGTCGGCGGCGAACCCGCGGCTGGTACTGGCCAGGGTGACCGGCTTCGGCCAGTTCGGCCCGTACTCCCGGCGTCCCGGCTTCGGTACGCTCGCCGAGGCCATGAGCGGTTTCGCCGCGATGACCGGCGAGCCGGACGGGCCGCCGACTCTGCCGCCCTTCGGCCTCGCCGACTCGATCGCCGCGCTCTCCACCGCGTACGCCGTGATGGCGGCCCTGTCGGGGCGGGACCGCACCGGGCGCGGGCAGGTCGTCGACATGGCGATCATCGAGCCGATGCTGGCGGTGCTGGGGCCGCAGCCGCTCTGGTACGACCAGCTCGGCTACGTACAGCCGCGCACCGGCAACCGCTCCAACAACAACGCGCCGCGCAACACCTACCGCACCCGGGACGGCAAGTGGGTCGCCGTGTCGACCTCCGCGCAGTCGATCGCGGAGCGGGTGATGCGGCTGGTGGGACGCCCCGAGTTCATCGACGAGCCGTGGTTCTCCTCCGGGGCGCAGCGCGCCCGGCACGCCGACGAGCTGGACGAGGCGGTCAGCAGCTGGATCGGCCGGCACGACAGGGCCGATGTGGTGGCGGCGTTCGAGGAGGCCCAGGCGGCCATCGCGCCGGTCTACGAGATCGGGGACGTGATGGAGGACGAGCAGTACCGCGCGCTGGGCACGATCACCGAGGTGCCGGACGAGGAGCTGGGCACGATCCGGATGCAGAACGTCCTCTTCCGGCTCTCCGAGACACCGGGCGCCATCAGGTGGGCGGGCCGGCCGCACGGCGCCGACACCGATGACGTGCTGTCCGGGCTCGGTCTCGCGGCCTCCGACATAGCCGGGTTGCGCGCGTCCGGAGCGGTCCGATGA
- the trpB gene encoding tryptophan synthase subunit beta, producing MSSEFFIPDPEGRIPSAEGYFGDFGGKFIPEALVAAVDEVAVEYDRAKADPAFAAELNDLMVNYTGRPSALTEVPRFAEHAGGVRMFLKREDLNHTGSHKINNVLGQALLTKRMGKTRVIAETGAGQHGVATATACALFGLECTIYMGEIDTERQALNVARMRMLGAEVVAVKSGSRTLKDAINEAFRDWVANVDRTHYLFGTVAGPHPFPAMVRDFHRVIGVEARRQILERTGRLPDAVAACVGGGSNAIGLFHAFIPDTGVRLVGFEPAGHGIETGEHAATLSAGEPGILHGSRSYVLQDEEGQITEPYSISAGLDYPGIGPEHAYLKDVGRGEYRAITDDQAMQALRLLSRTEGIIPAIESAHALAGALDLGKELGEDGLIVVNLSGRGDKDMDTAARYFGLYDADAEVAAK from the coding sequence ATGTCTTCAGAATTCTTCATTCCGGACCCCGAGGGCCGGATCCCCAGCGCCGAGGGCTACTTCGGTGACTTCGGCGGCAAGTTCATCCCCGAGGCGCTCGTCGCCGCGGTCGACGAGGTCGCCGTCGAGTACGACAGGGCGAAGGCCGACCCGGCGTTCGCGGCCGAGCTGAACGACCTCATGGTCAACTACACCGGTCGGCCGAGCGCCCTCACCGAGGTGCCCCGTTTCGCCGAACACGCCGGTGGCGTACGGATGTTCCTCAAGCGCGAGGACCTCAACCACACCGGATCCCACAAGATCAACAACGTGCTCGGTCAGGCGCTGCTCACCAAGCGGATGGGCAAGACCCGCGTCATCGCCGAGACCGGCGCCGGACAGCACGGCGTCGCCACGGCGACCGCCTGCGCCCTGTTCGGCCTCGAATGCACCATCTACATGGGCGAGATCGACACCGAGCGCCAGGCGCTCAACGTCGCCCGGATGCGCATGCTCGGCGCCGAGGTCGTCGCCGTGAAGTCCGGCAGCCGCACCCTCAAGGACGCCATCAACGAGGCGTTCCGCGACTGGGTCGCCAACGTGGACCGTACGCACTACCTCTTCGGCACCGTCGCGGGACCGCACCCCTTCCCCGCCATGGTGCGTGACTTCCACCGGGTGATCGGTGTGGAGGCCCGTCGGCAGATCCTGGAGCGGACCGGACGGCTGCCCGACGCCGTCGCCGCGTGCGTCGGCGGCGGTTCCAACGCCATCGGACTCTTCCACGCGTTCATCCCGGACACCGGGGTACGCCTGGTCGGGTTCGAGCCCGCCGGGCACGGCATCGAGACCGGCGAGCACGCGGCCACCCTGTCCGCGGGCGAACCGGGCATCCTGCACGGCTCACGCTCGTACGTGCTCCAGGACGAGGAGGGCCAGATCACCGAGCCCTACTCGATCTCGGCGGGCCTCGACTACCCGGGCATCGGCCCGGAGCACGCGTATCTGAAGGACGTCGGCCGCGGCGAGTACCGCGCGATCACCGACGACCAGGCCATGCAGGCGCTGCGGCTGCTCTCCCGCACCGAGGGCATCATCCCGGCCATCGAGTCCGCGCACGCGCTGGCCGGTGCGCTGGACCTCGGCAAGGAGCTGGGCGAGGACGGACTGATCGTGGTCAATCTGTCCGGCCGTGGCGACAAGGACATGGACACCGCCGCCCGGTACTTCGGGCTGTACGACGCAGATGCCGAGGTGGCAGCCAAGTGA
- a CDS encoding ADP-ribosylglycohydrolase family protein, giving the protein MTAPIPSLEDRTTGALIGAAVGDALGGPVEGWTPEAISERHGGRVQGIVEPFYKEEWRTARPIAPYHKGDGHVTDDTLMTHALIRVYETVRGHLDAYAVADHLVPDLMGTPRWIPELEAEALPLQRIFLAEKWIVARLHYGHIDPREAGVGNIVNCGAAMYMAPVGLVNAGSPAQAYAEALDVAGAHQSSYGREAAAVFAAAVAAACKPGANPESVVEDVLALAKDGTRSAIEAVCEVAAGHHGFESALKPLREAVAPFDTVGPEYRKPSLGARRPSRLHSIEELPVALGMLIAGRGDFRETVLGSVNYGRDCDSIATMSGAIVGALYGESAVPAEWATEVATASRLDLHAPAAVLAAVTREVFAHDLERRREHEALFHAIARPR; this is encoded by the coding sequence ATGACCGCGCCCATCCCCTCTCTGGAGGACCGCACCACCGGCGCCCTGATCGGCGCGGCTGTCGGGGACGCCCTCGGCGGCCCGGTGGAGGGCTGGACACCCGAGGCGATCAGCGAGCGGCACGGCGGCCGCGTCCAGGGCATCGTGGAGCCCTTCTACAAGGAGGAGTGGCGGACCGCCCGCCCCATCGCGCCGTACCACAAGGGCGACGGCCACGTCACCGACGACACCTTGATGACCCATGCGCTGATCCGGGTCTACGAGACGGTGCGCGGCCACCTGGACGCGTACGCGGTCGCCGACCACCTGGTGCCCGATCTGATGGGCACCCCCCGCTGGATCCCCGAACTGGAGGCGGAGGCACTGCCGTTGCAGCGCATCTTCCTCGCCGAGAAGTGGATCGTGGCGCGGCTGCACTACGGGCACATCGACCCGCGCGAGGCCGGCGTCGGCAACATCGTCAACTGCGGCGCCGCGATGTACATGGCGCCGGTCGGTCTGGTCAACGCGGGCAGCCCGGCGCAGGCGTACGCCGAGGCGCTGGACGTCGCGGGCGCCCACCAGTCCAGTTACGGCCGGGAGGCCGCCGCGGTCTTCGCCGCCGCGGTCGCCGCCGCCTGCAAGCCGGGGGCGAACCCCGAGTCGGTCGTCGAGGACGTTCTCGCGCTGGCCAAGGACGGCACCCGTTCGGCCATCGAGGCGGTCTGTGAAGTCGCCGCCGGGCACCACGGGTTCGAGTCGGCGCTGAAGCCGCTGAGGGAGGCGGTGGCCCCGTTCGACACGGTCGGCCCCGAGTACCGCAAACCGTCGCTGGGTGCCCGCCGCCCGTCGAGGCTGCACTCCATCGAGGAGCTCCCGGTGGCGCTCGGCATGCTGATCGCGGGCCGCGGAGACTTCCGTGAGACGGTCCTGGGTTCCGTCAACTACGGCCGCGACTGCGACTCCATCGCCACCATGAGCGGCGCGATCGTCGGTGCGCTGTACGGAGAGAGTGCGGTGCCCGCCGAGTGGGCGACCGAGGTGGCCACCGCGAGCCGCCTCGATCTGCATGCCCCGGCCGCCGTGCTCGCGGCGGTCACCCGTGAGGTGTTCGCCCACGATCTGGAGCGGCGCCGCGAGCACGAGGCGCTGTTCCACGCCATCGCGAGGCCCCGATGA
- the trpM gene encoding tryptophan biosynthesis modulator TrpM, giving the protein MAIARLSRGCKPRGCRAPARRVHGRRVRYHIGSEPGQINGMRWRR; this is encoded by the coding sequence ATGGCCATCGCCCGTCTCTCGCGTGGGTGCAAGCCCCGCGGCTGCCGTGCGCCCGCACGGCGGGTGCACGGGCGACGGGTGCGCTACCACATCGGCTCCGAGCCCGGCCAGATCAACGGCATGCGATGGCGTCGCTGA
- the lgt gene encoding prolipoprotein diacylglyceryl transferase, translating to MNLAYIPSPSTGVIHLGPIPLRGYAFCIIIGVFVAVWYGNKRWVARGGRAGTVADIAVWAVPFGLVGGRLYHVITDYELYFSPGRDWVDAFKIWEGGLGIWGAVALGAVGAWIACRRRGIPLPAWADTLAPGLAFAQAIGRWGNWFNQELYGKPTDVPWALKISEGTNRVAGTYHPTFLYESLWCVGVALLVIWADRRFKLGHGRAFALYVAAYCVGRGWIEYMRVDDAHHILGLRLNDWTALIMFLLATTYFVVSAKLRPGREEIVEPAAVADAENVADTESVADAEDAAPAKDAADAEDAAPAKDAAGSEDAVHTEAAADSEDTAEAADTADVVAAGAETGGGGAEAKAEKA from the coding sequence ATGAACCTTGCCTACATCCCCAGTCCGTCGACCGGCGTGATCCATCTCGGACCGATCCCGCTGCGCGGCTATGCGTTCTGCATCATCATCGGTGTCTTCGTTGCCGTCTGGTACGGGAACAAGCGCTGGGTCGCCCGGGGCGGCAGAGCCGGCACGGTGGCCGACATCGCCGTGTGGGCAGTGCCCTTCGGCCTGGTCGGCGGTCGGCTCTACCACGTCATCACCGACTACGAGCTGTACTTCAGTCCGGGCCGGGACTGGGTCGACGCCTTCAAGATCTGGGAAGGCGGCCTCGGCATCTGGGGCGCGGTCGCGCTCGGCGCGGTCGGCGCCTGGATCGCCTGCCGCCGCCGGGGCATCCCGCTGCCGGCCTGGGCCGACACACTGGCCCCCGGGCTCGCCTTCGCGCAGGCGATCGGCCGCTGGGGCAACTGGTTCAACCAGGAGCTGTACGGCAAGCCGACGGACGTGCCCTGGGCGCTGAAGATCAGCGAGGGGACGAACCGGGTCGCCGGGACGTACCACCCGACCTTCCTCTACGAGTCGCTCTGGTGCGTCGGTGTCGCCCTGCTCGTCATCTGGGCCGACCGCCGCTTCAAGCTCGGACACGGGCGGGCGTTCGCGCTGTACGTCGCCGCGTACTGCGTGGGGCGCGGCTGGATCGAGTACATGCGGGTCGACGACGCGCACCACATCCTCGGACTGCGGCTCAACGACTGGACCGCGCTGATCATGTTCCTGCTGGCCACCACGTACTTCGTCGTCTCGGCGAAGCTCCGGCCGGGCCGTGAGGAGATCGTCGAGCCCGCCGCGGTGGCCGACGCCGAGAACGTGGCCGACACGGAGAGCGTGGCCGACGCCGAGGACGCCGCACCGGCCAAGGACGCTGCCGACGCCGAGGACGCCGCACCGGCCAAGGACGCTGCCGGCAGCGAGGACGCTGTGCACACCGAGGCCGCTGCCGACAGCGAGGACACGGCGGAGGCAGCGGACACCGCCGATGTGGTGGCCGCCGGAGCCGAGACCGGTGGGGGCGGCGCGGAAGCGAAGGCCGAGAAGGCCTGA